A stretch of DNA from Mycobacterium senriense:
GACCATGTGGGCGAACGCCTGCGAGCTGGTGGCCTGGGTGTACATCACGATCCAGGACGCCCGGTTGGCGTCGATGTAGCGCATGAACGACGCAATGGTGTTGCGCAGCATGTCATTGGGGCTCTGCTGGAAATCCACGTCGGCGCGCACCTCGTCGATGAACCGGGCCATCTCCCGGTTCAGGCAGGCGCCGAACAGGTCCTCCTTGGAGCCGTAGTACAGGTACAGCATCGGCTTGGAGATCTGCGCCTCGGCGGCGATCGCGTCCATCGAGGTCTCGTGGTAGCCGTTGACGGAGAACATCTGGACGGCGGCGTCGAGCATCTGCTGCTCGCGGACGGCACGCGGTAACCGCTTGGTACCACCCGCCATCGCTTGCCTCTCCAGCCGTCAATCTGACTCAAGAGTAAGCAATCTGCTTCTGCCGCACACCCGCTAGTGGCCGCAGCTGGGGCTGGGGCCCTTCATCGTCGCCACCCGCACCAGCGATTCGTCGACCTGCTTGGCCGGCAGGTCGCCGGACGCCACCGCCTGTTGCAACCGGTCCAAGACCGCCGGCACCTCGTCGGTGGTGACCCACAGCGCGACGTCCACGCCGGCCCGGAGGCTGCGTAGCACCGCCTCCGACACCCCGTACCGGTCGGAGATGGCGGCCATGCTGGACAGGTCGTCGCTGAATACCGGCCCGGTGAACGGCGGCCCCTTGTAGCCGACCCCGTTGCGCAGCAGCTGCACCGCCTCGGGGCTCAGGCTGGCCGGGGCGTCGCCGGTGAGGCCGGGGACCTGCAGGTGGCCCACCATGACCCCGACCGGCGGCGAAGCCACCAGGGTCCGGTAGGGCACCAGATCGTTGTTCTGCAGATCGTCCAGCGGCGGCGTGACGACGCCCCCGGTGTGCGAATCGCCCGAGCCGTGCCCGTGGCCGGGGAAGTGCTTGAGCACCGGCAGCAGCCCGGCGTCGCGCAGCCCCTGCGCATAGGCACCGGCGTAATCGGTGACCTTGGCCGGATCCGCGCTGAACGAACGGTTGCCGATCACCGCGTCGTCGGGCTCGTCGCTGACGTCGACCACGGGCGCGAAGTCGACGGTGATGCCCAGGTCACGCATCTTCTTGCCGCGGTCGGCGGCCAGGTCATGCACCTGCTGGACGGTTTGCGTCTGCGCCAGCTCGCGGGGCGACGGCGAGGTCCCGATCAACGACTTCAGCCGCGAGACACGGCCGCCCTCTTCATCGACGCTGACCGCCAGCGGCAGCGGGCCCGCCTTGGCCGCGATCTCGGCCAGCGGCCCCTTGAAGATCGACAGGTCCGTCCAGCTGCCGATGAAGATGCCGCCCACGTGGTAGCCGTTGACGACGGCGCGGGCGTCGTCGGCGTTCTTCACGCCCACCATCAGCAGTTGCGCGAGCTTGTCGCGGATGCCCAACGTCGCCGGAACCGCCGACGGGTCGGCACACACCGGCGGCGCCGGAGCGGCCACCGGCTTGCTCGACGTCTTCGTCGACGTGTGGGATGGGTGCGCGGCATGCTGGCCGCAACCGGCCACCAGCATCGACGCGGCTGCGAGCACGGCCATGGTGCGCGAAAATGCCATCGGGCCATGCTTTCACGGCGGGCGTTTCGTGCCCGGCTCCAGGGGGCATCAACGGTACGTTGCTGATCAGGGGGTCGGGGTGCTCGAGACGCCCATTGACTGGCAGGGAGGAGCCAGCAATTAACGGTTTCTCGGTGGCCGCCGCGGTTAGCGTCGCGGTGGGGTTGTCCGTCGGGGTGGCGACGACGGTCGGCATCACGCTCGCCGTGGCCGACCACAGGCCGGTGCAGGTGCCCAGCATGCAGCCCCCTGCGCTTCCGGCCGGTCCCTATCAGGTGGAATACGGCGACCGCTGCTTTCACGGGCACTGTCTGCACTGGTGACCAGGGCTCCCATTGGCCGGGGGCCCTTCTGCTAGGTTGGCGCTAGGTCGAAAGTCACGACCGCAAGCCGACACCCAGGAGCCTCGATGAACCGGATCGTTGCGCCCGCCGCAGCGAGCGTTGTGGTTGGTTTGTTGCTCGGCGCGGCCGCGATCTTCGGGATCACGCTGATGGTCCAGCAAGACACGAAGCCGCCACTCCCCGGGGGCGATCCGCAGTCGTCAGTGCTCAACCGGGTCGAGTACGGCAACCGTAGCTAGCCAGTCGCGAACGGGGACCGGAGCGCCGGTCTCATGCTCGACGGCTGGGCCGGTGTCGCGCCGGTGGTTGTGGTTGGTCGGTGCGATCGCGCTGACCCTGACATTCGCCCAATCCCCCGGACGGATCTCCCCCGACACCAAGCTTGACCTGACCGCGAACCCGCTGCGCTTTCTGGCCCGGGCGACCAATCTGTGGAACAGCGAGCTGCCGTTCGGGCAGGCACAGAACCAGGCTTACGGATACCTGTTTCCGCACGGCACCTTCTTTCTCCTCGGCCACGCGCTGGGCGTGCCCGGTTGGATGACCCAGCGGCTGTGGTGGGCGCTGCTGCTCACCGTCGGCTTCTGGGGTCTGTTGCGGGTCGCCGAGGCGCTGGGGATCGGCAGCCCGACGTCGCGGGTGATCGCCGCGGCCGCGTTCGCGCTGTCGCCGCGGGTGCTCACCACGCTCGGATCGATCTCGTCGGAAACATTGCCGATGATGTTGGCGCCGTGGGTGTTGCTGCCCACGATCCTCGCGCTGCGGGCCAGCGGCGGCCGATCCGTGCGAGCGCTGGCCGGGCAGGCGGGCCTGGCTATCGCGCTGATGGGCGCGGTGAATGCCATCGCGACCGCGGCCGGCTGCCTGCCGGCGGTGATCTGGTGGGCGTGCCACCGGCCGAACCGGTTGTGGTGGCGCTACACCGGGTGGTGGCTGGTGGCGCTGGTGCTGGCCACGCTGTGGTGGGTGGTGGCGCTGGTGATGCTGCGCGCCATCAGCCCTCCCTTCCTGGATTTCATCGAATCGTCCGGCGTCACAACGCAATGGTCCTCACTGGTCGAGATGTTGCGCGGCACCGACAGCTGGACCCCGTACGTGGCGCCGACCGCCACCGCGGGCGCTCCGCTGGTGACCGGGTCGGCGGCCGTGCTGGGTACCTGCCTGGTCGCGGCGGCCGGACTCGCGGGGCTGGCCCGCCGGGACATGCCGGCGCGCGGTCGGCTGGTGACGATGCTGCTGGTCGGGGTGGTGCTGATGGCCGCCGGATACAGCGGCGGGCTGGGCTCGCCGGTGGCGCACGCGGCGCAGGCCTTCCTGGACGCCGGCGGCGCCCCGCTGCGCAACGTGCACAAGCTGGGATCGGTGATCAGGATCCCGGTGGTGCTGGGCCTCGCGCAGCTGCTGGGCCGGATACCGCTGCCGGGCAGCGCACCAATGTTGGTGTGGCTACGCGCCTTTGCGCACCCCGAGCGTGACAAACGGCTCGCCACCGCGATCGTGGTGGTGACGGCGCTGTTGGTCAGCACGTCACTGGCGTGGACCGGCCGGCTGGCCCCGCCGGGAACCTTCACCGCGATCCCGCAGTACTGGCACGAGGCCGCCGACTGGCTCACCGAGCACAACACCGGGACACCGACGCCCGGGCGGGTGCTCGTGGTCCCGGGGGCGCCCTTCGCCACCCAGGTGTGGGGCACCAGCCACGATGAGCCGCTGCAAGTGCTGGGCGCCAGCCCGTGGGGGGTGCGCGATTCCATCCCGCTGACCCCGCCGCAGACCATCCGGGCGCTCGATTCGGTGCAGCGCTTGTTCGCCGCTGGCCGTCCCTCGGCCGGGTTGGCCGATACCCTTGCCCGCCAAGGCATTTCCTATGTGGCGCTGCGCAACGACCTGGATCCCGACACGTCGCGCTCGGCGCGCCCGATCCTGGTGCATCGCGCCATCGACGGGTCACCCGGACTGCGCAAGGTCGCGCAGTTCGGCGCGCCGGTGGGGCCCGGCACGCTCGCGGGTTTCGTCGCCGACAGCGGGCTGCGGCCGCGATATCCGGCGGTCGAGATTTTCCGGGTCGGCGACGACAGTGACCCCGCCACACCGTATTTCGTGGACACCGACCGGCTGGCCCGGGTCGACGGCGGCCCCGAGGCGCTGCTGCGTCTTGACGAGCGCCGACGGCTGCAGGGCCAGGCGCCGCTGGGTCCGGCGCTGCTGACCGCCGACGCGCGCGGCGCCGGGCTGCCGGGGGACGCCGGGGTGACCATCACCGACACCCCGGTGGCCCGTGAGACGGATTATGGCCGGGTAGACCAACATTCGTCGGCGATCAGGGCCCCCGGCGATGCGCGGCACACCTACAACCGGGTGCCCGACTATCCCGTCCCCGGCGCCGACCCGGTGACCGGCGCCTGGACCGGCGGCCGGATCACGGTATCGAGCTCGTCGTCGGATTCCACCGCGATGCCCGACGTCGCACCGGCGAACTCGCCGGCCGCCGCGATCGACGGCGACTCCGCGACCGCCTGGGTGTCCAACTCGCTGCAGGCCGCCGTCGGTCAATGGATGCGGATCGATTTCGACCATCCGGTGACCAACGCGGCGATCACGTTGACGCCCAGCGCCACCGCCGTCGGCGCCCAGGTGCGCCGCATCCTGATCGAAACCGCCACCGGCAGCACCACTTTGCGTTTCGACGAGCCGGGCAAGCCGCTTGCCGCGGCGCTCCCCTACGGCGAAACCCCGTGGGTGCGGATCACCGCCGCGGGCACCGACGACCGATCCGCCGGCGTGCAGTTCGGCATCACCGACCTGTCCATCACCCAGTACGACGCCTCCGGATTCGCCCACCAGGTCGACCTGCGGCACACCGTGCGGGTGCCCGGGCCGCCGCCGGGTTCGCCGATCGCCGGGTGGGACCTCGGCTCGGAGCTGCTGGGCAGACCGGGTTGCGCCGCCGCGCCCGACGGTGTGCGCTGCGCGCCGTCGATGGCCCTGGCACCGGAGGAACCGGTCAACTTCAGCCGGACGCTGACCGTGCCGGCGCCGATGTCGGTGACCCCGACGGTGTGGGTGCGCCCGCGCCAGGGGCCCAAGCTGGCCGACCTGATCGCCGAGCCGAATACCGCTGTCGCCCACGGCGATTCAGATACGGTCGATGTCCTGGGCTCGGCGTACGCCGCCGCCGACGGCGACCCGGCCACCGCGTGGACGGCGCCGCAGCGGGTGGTGCAGCATAAAACCCCGCCGACCCTGACGCTCAGGCTGCCCCGCCCCACCGAGGTCACCGGGGTGCGGCTGGCGCCGAGCCGGTCGACGTTGCCCGCGCACCCGACGATGGTGGCCGTCAACCTGGGCGATGGCCCGCAAGCCGCCGCGCTGAAACCCGACATCACGCAGACGGTGCCGCTGAAAGCCCGGGTGACCGACACCGTAACCATCAGCCTGCTCAATTGGCAGGACGTCATCGACCGCAACGCTTTGGGTTTCGACCAGCTCAAGCCGCCCGGGCTGGCCGAGGTCACGGCGCTGGGCGTCGACGGCAACCCGATCGCGCCCGCCGACGCGGCCCGCAACCGCACCCGGGAGATCAGCATCGGCTGCGACCGCGGACCCGTCGTCGCGGTCGCGGGCCGGTTCATGCACACCGCCATCCACACCACCGTGGGGGCGATCCTGGATGACGCTCCCGTCGCCGCCGTGCCCTGCGAACGCGACCCGATCGAGTTGCCCGCCGGCCAACAGGAGCTGCTAATCAGTCCCGGCGCACAATTCGTGGTGGACGGAGCCGAACTGACGGTGCCGGCCGTCACCGAAGTCGCACGGCCGCTGCGTGTTTCGTCCTGGCGGGCCTGGGGTTCGGATCGCCGCGAAGTGCAGGCGCCCGCCTCGTCGACCTCGCGGGTGCTGGTCATCCCGGAAAGCATCAACCCGGGCTGGGTGGCACGCTCCGGCGCCGGCGCCCGCTTGACGCCGATCGCCGTCAACGGATGGCAGCAGGGCTGGTTGGTGCCCGCGGGCGACCCGGGCACCATCACGCTGACATTCGCCTCCAACTCGCTCTACCGCGCCGGCCTGGCGGTCGGACTGGCGTTGCTGCCGCTGCTGGCGATGCTCGCGCTCTGGCGCACCCGAAGAAAGGAGGACGGCGACGCGCCCGCGCGGCCATGGCGGCCCGGCCCTTGGGCGGCCGTCCCCGCGCTGGCCGCCGCGGGGGTGATCGCCGGCCTGGGCGGTGTCGCGGTGATGGGCGCAGCACTGGGACTGCGGTATGCGCTGCGCCAGGGGCACTGGGAACGCCTCAGCGTGCTGGGCAGCGCCGGCGGTCTGATCCTGGCCGGCGCGGTGCTGTCACGACAGCCGTGGCGTTCGGCCGACGGCTACGCCGGCCATTCCGCCGGTGTTCAGCTGCTGGCGCTGATTTCGCTTGCGGTGCTTGCCGCTTCGGTGGTTGCGCTCCCCGAACGTGCGCGGGGAGCGCGCGACGAATAGTTCGCCAGCCTATTGGCTACCCGTTTACCGGCTGATTGACTGGATACGCGGGTTGGCGTAACCGTCACCAACCGAGGAGTTAGCGCGATGGACTGGTTTTCCGCACCCGAATATTGGGTGGGCAGACTGGTGCTCGAGCGCGGCACCGCGGCGATTTACCTGCTCGGCTTCGTTGCCGCCGCGGTCCAGTTCCGCGCGCTCATCGGCGAGCGCGGCATCCTGCCCATCCCGCAGTTCTTGGCGAGGCAATCCTTTTGGCGCACGCCGAGCCTGTTTCACCTGCGTTATTCGGATCGGCTGTTTGCGGCCGTCTCCTGGTTCGGTGCGGCGCTGTCGGCGGCGATCATCGCCGGGGCCGCCGACGCGGTGCCGTTGGGGGCCGCGATGGCGATGTGGCTGATGCTGTGGATGCTCTACCTGTCGATCGTCAACGTCGGGCAGACCTGGTACTCCTTCGGCTGGGAGTCGTTGCTGCTGGAGACCGGGTTCCTGATGATCTTCCTGGGCAATCACGACGTGGCGCCGCCAGTGCTGACCCTCTGGATGGTCCGCCTGCTGTTGTTCCGGGTCGAGTTCGGTGCCGGACTGATCAAGATGCGCGGCGACCCGTGCTGGCGCGACCTGACGTGTTTGTACTACCACCACGAGACGCAACCCATGCCGGGGCCGTTGAGCTGGTTCTTCCACCACCTGCCCAAGCCCCTGCACCGGATTGAGGTGGCGGGCAACCATTTCGCGCAGCTGATCGTGCCGTTCGGATTGTTCGCGCCGCAGCCGGTGGCCAGCGTGGCCGCGGCGATCATCGTGATCACCCAATTGTGGCTGGTCGCCTCGGGCAATTTCGCGTGGCTCAATTGGGTGACGATCGTGTTGGCGTTCAGCGCCATCGACGACGCGTCGTTCGCGCTGGTTGTGCCCAAGGGCTTCGTCCCGGCGCACGCGGGCCTGGCGCCCACACCGCTGTGGTTCGTCGGGCTGGTGGCCGCCGTCACGGCCGCGGTGCTGTTCATGAGCTACTGGCCGCTGGCCAACATGTTGTCCTCGCGTCAGCGAATGAACATGTCGTTCAACTCATTTCATTTGGTGAACACCTACGGCGCATTCGGCAGCATCGGGCGGATCCGGCGGGAGGTGGTGATCGAAGGCACCGACGAGGAGCAGATCACCCGCGAAACACACTGGCGGGAATACGAGTTCAAGGGCAAGCCCGGCGATGTTTGCCGGCTGCCCCGCCAGTGGGCGCCGTACCACCTTCGCCTGGACTGGCTGATGTGGTTCGCCGCGATCTCGCCGGGGTACGCGCAGCCGTGGCTGAGGCCGTTCCTGCAACGGCTGCTGGAGAACGATCGGCCGACCCTGCGGTTGTTGCGCCACAACCCGTTTCCCGATTCACCACCCCGGTACGTGCGGGCACAGCTCTACCAGTACCGCTTCACCACACCGGCCGAGCTCCGCCACGATCGGGCTTGGTGGCATCGCGCCCTGATCGGCGGTTACGTGCCACCGATGGCCCTGTCGACGACGACCAGCGCCAACTGAGTGCTGGGCGCGGGCCGCTACTTCTGGTAGGACAGCGCCCCGGTGCCCGCGAGCTTGCCGCCCTCGACGATCAGGTACTCGGGGCGGATGGGCTTGCCGGCGAACCAGCTCTCCAGGATTTCCCGGGTGCCGGCCGCATAACGCGCCTGGGCGGATAGCGTGGTGCCCGAAACATGCGGTGTCATAGCGTTATTCGGCATCGTCCGCCACGGATGGTCGGGCGGCGGCGGCTGCGGATACCACACGTCTCCGGCGTAGCCCGCGAGCTGACCGGACTTCAGGGCGGCCGCGATCGCCTCCGGCACCGTCTCCTCGGCGCGGGCCGTGTTGACGATGTAGGAGCCGCGGCGCATGGTCGCGATCAGCTGCTCGTTGAACATCCGGCGGGTGTCGTCGTACAGCGGCGAGTGGACGGACACCACGTCGACCGCCTGCACCAGCGACTCGACCGTGGGGTGAAACGTGACGTTGAGTTGTTTCTCGGCTTCCGGTGTCAGCCGGCGGGTGTCGGTGTAGTGCAGGTTGACGTCGAACGGCGCCAGCCGGCGCAGCACGGCACGCCCGATCCGGCCGGCCGCGATCAACCCGACGTCCATCCCCTCCAGGTCGTAGGCGCGCTGGGCGCAATCGGCGATGTTCCAGCCGCCTTCGGCCGCCCACCGGTGTGACGGCACGAAATTGCGCACCAGCGCCAGGATCTGCATCACCGTGTGCTCGGCGACGCTGATGCTGTTGCTGTACGTCACCTCGGCCACGGTGATCCCGCGCTGCTGGGCCGCGTCCAGGTCGACATGATCGGAGCCGATGCCCGCGGTCAGCGCCAGCTTGAGCCTGGGGGCGCGGGCGATGCGTTCCGCGGTCAGGTAGGCAGGCCAAAACGGCTGGGAGATCACGACTTCCGCGTCGGCCAGCTCACGCTCGAATTCCGAGTCGGGGCCGTACTTGTCCGACGTGACCACCAATTCGTGGCCCGCGTCTTCGAAGAACTGGCGCAGGCCCAGGGCACCCGAGACACAGCCGAGCAGCTCGCCGGGGGCGAAGTCGATCTTCGACGGGGTCGGCACGGTGCTGCCGTCGGGGTATCCCCGGATGGTCGGGATGCTGTCGCGCGCGTAGGTCGGTGGGTACCCGTCGACGGGGTCGGGATAGAGCACCATCACACACTTGGACATTCGAATTCTCCTTAAACCGGCGATCACGCCCAGTATCGGAGCGCGCCCGCCGCGGTGTCCAAGACAGGATTCCGACCGGTTGATAGGCGGCGCCGATCAGCGCGGCTAGGAGAGCTCGCCCAGCGTCGCGCCGATGCGGGCCTCGCGCGCGGTCCGTCGCAGCGCGCGCGCCAGCAACGAGCCGGGCTCCGCCCGGTTGGTCACCAGTGCTATCAACGCGGTCACCGACGGGCGCCGCAGCCGCAGCACGCTCACCCCGGCCGGCACGCCCAGGGTGTGGATCCACGGTTGCGGCACGATGCTCGCCCACCGGCCGGTGCGAACGTGCGCGAACAGCGCGGCCACGGAATCGGTTTCCAGCTGCGGGGTGACCTGCAGACCGTGGGTGGCCAACGCGTCGTCGATGACCCGGCGGCCCCGCATGCCCTGGGTCAGCAGGCACAGCGGCAACTGCACGGCGTCCGACCACGCCATCGTTTTCGCCTCGCCGCCAAGCAGTTCGGCGGCGGCGATGAGCACCGGCTGCTCGTGGTACAGCGGGGTGACCAGGAGATCGGCCGTGTCCTGTTGGTCCGGATACAAGATGCCCGCGTCCAATTCGAACTTGCGGACCCGCTCCACGATGCCGGCCGAGCGCAGGTTGACCTCGAGTTGAACGCGCACCAACGGATGCGCCGCACAGAACGGATCCGTAAGCAGCGCAACGGTGGTCGAGGCGGCCGGCACCACGCCGAGCCGCAGTTCGCCGGTCAGGCCGGCCCGCAGCGCAGTGACCTCCTGTTTGAGGGCGTCGCGGTCGGCCAGAATGCGCCGCGCCCACGGCACCAGCCGCTCACCCTCCGGGGTGAGACCCTCGAACTTCTGACCGCGCCGCACCAGCGGGACGTTGAGTTCGGATTCAAGCTTGCGGATGGCTTCCGACAGCGCCGGCTGCGACACGTAACAGGCGCTCGCGGCGCGCGCGAAGTGGCGCTCTTGAGCGAGCGCGACGAAGTACTCCAGCTGACGGAACAGCATGTGCCATTCGACCATGCCGCCGGCCGCTAGCGGGCACCCGTCTTGGTGACCGCAGCGGGTCAGCCATGGTTGGTGACGCCAGGCAGGATGCGAAGGAGGCGCACAGTGACGAAGCAATTCAAGCTCGGAGATCGCGTCAGATGGAACTCAGAAGCCGGCCAGGTCAGCCGGCGCCATCGTGAAAAAGCACACCCGCGACACCGAGTACCAAGGCCACAAACGGCATTGCACGAAGGACGACCCGCAATACGAGATCAAAAGCGACAAAACCGACCACATCGCGATGCACAAAGGCGACGCCTTGGAGAAGATCGACTAGAACGAGCGCGACACTGCCGGCGGGCAAAACGCGCCGGCAAGGACACATCAGGCCACGAGACGGGGCAGTAGCCGCGACGCACCAGGTCATCCGGCACGCGTGGCACGCCCGCGCTGCCGGGCGGAAGTGGTCGACCCACGGCGTCGCGCGGTCGGGCATTTCGCGGCCGACCCGATTCGTCGCGATCACGCTCCGCCAACGGTCAACTCCTGCGGCGACGAATGCGTCTACATCAAGGCCGGGGTGGGCGGCAGCCAGGCGCGGCTGGTCGACGGCCAATGGGTCCTGGACACGATGAACAACGTCACCTGCTCCGACGGCGCCTACGTCCTCTACGCCACCAACTCGCACTTGACGTGGGACCCGAATACCCTTGCGGGCACGGCAGAACACACGTATCTGATCCCGGCCTGCGGGCATCCGGCGGGCTACTCGTACACCGACCAGATACAGATCAAGCAGTCGTCCTGAGCCGGGCCGCCGGGCTCGGCCGTTACAGCGTTTCGTCCAGCTCGCCGAGGCGGTCGGTCAACCGCAGATTCTCGGAGTAGTCGACCGGGCAACTGATCAGCGAGACGCCGTCGTCGTCGAGCGCGGTCCGCAGCGTCGGCAGCAGCTCCTCGGCGCTGTTGATCCGATATCCCTTGGCGCCGAAGCTTTCCGCGTACTTGATGATGTCGGGGTTGCCGAACTTCACGTAGTGATGCTCGCCGAGCTCGAGGTCCATCTTCCATTCGATGAGGCCGTAACCGCCGTCCTCCCAGATCAGCACCACCAGCGGGATGCGCTCGCGCACGGCGGTCTCGATCTCCTGCGAGTTCATCAGGAACGCGCCGTCGCCGACGACGGCCAGCACCTTGCAATCCGGCTGCGCCAACTTGACACCCAGCGCCCCAGGCAGGGCAAAACTCATGGTGGACAACCCGTTTGAGATCAGGCAGGTGTTCCGCTCGTACGTCGGGTAGAGCCGGGCCATCCACATCTTGGTGGCGCCGGTGTCGACCAGCACGATGTCACTGCGGCCCAGGGCGGCGCGGGTGTCGGCGACCACCCGCGCCGGCGCCAGCGGATAGCGCGAATCCTCTTGACCCCGTGCGAATTCCTCGGCCAACAGGCCCGAGCCGGGCACTTCGGCGGCGTGATTGAAGGTGTGGCCGGACAGCGCGTCGGTCAGGGCGTTCAGCGAATCGCTGATGTCACCGATGATCCCCACGTCTACCGAGTAGTGCGCGTCGACCTCCGCCGGGAACCGGTGAATATGGATGATCTTCTTGTCGGCCTGCGGGTTGATCCGCACCGGGTCGAACTCCTGCAACTCGTAGCCGACGGCGATGACGGCGTCGGCGTTGTCGAACCCGAAGTTGACGTAGTCGTGCCGCATGAAGCCCAGCGTGCCGATGCTGTTGGGGTGGTCGTCGGGCATGACGCCCTTGCCGTGGAAGGTGTTGGCCACCTGGATGCCGAACTCTTCGGAGAAGCGCACCAGGGCTTTGGTGGCGTCGGCGCGCGCGGCGCCATGCCCGGCCAGCACCACCGGGCGCTTCGCGCCGCGCAGGACGTCGACGGCGCGCGCCACCTGGCGGGGGGCCGGGGCGTCGGGGCGGACGACGTTGCGCGGCAACGGTCGCAGGTCGTAGTCGGCCTCGTCGGCGTCGATGTGCTCGGGCACCGCAAGGTAGACCGCGGCCGGGCGTTCCGCCTCGGAGACTTTGAACGCCTTGCGCACCATCTCGGGGATGGCGCGCGCGGTCGGGATGCCCGCCGCCCACCGGGTGATCGGGGCGAACATCGACACCAGGTCGACGTACTGGTGGGACTCCTTGAACTCCCGGTCGTGACCCACCTGCGCGGAGATGGCGACCAGCGGGGTGCTGTTGGTGGTGGCGTCGGCCACCCCGAGCTGCATGTTGATCGCGCCGGGCCCCAGCGTCGCCGACACCACCGCCGCGCGCCCGGTGACCCTGCCGTACATCTCGGCCATGAAGGAGGCGGCCTGCTCGTGCCGGGTCAGCACGTAGCGGATGTGTGATGCCGCCAGCGCCTGCACGAACCGGATGTTCTCCTCGCCGGGCACCCCGAATACGACGGAAACACCCTCGTTTTCCAGGCACTTGACGATCAGCTCAGCGGCTTTGCTCATCCGACACCTCCCTTAGGGGAACGATAGTGGCAGGCTAGGTGTTGGACTTGCAGCCACTAAGCAACACGAACCCGATGAAGGAGGGCCGACGTGCCCATCGCCACCATTAATCCGGCTACCGGCGAGACAGTGAAGACCTTCACCCCGGCCACCGACCAAGAAGTCGACGCCGCGATTGCCCGTGCCTACGAACGCTTCCTCGACTACCGCCACAACACCACGTTTGCCCAGCGCGCCCAGTGGGCAAACGCGACCGCCGACCTGCTGGAGGCGGAGGCCGACGATGTCGCCGCCATGATGACGCAGGAGATGGGCAAGACGCTGAAGTCCGCCAAGGCGGAAACGCTTAAGTGCGCCAAGGGTTTTCGTTACTACGCTGAAAACGCCGAGCGGCTGCTGGCCGACGAGCCGGCCGACGCCGAGGCGGTGGGCGCGAAGAAGGCCTACACCCGGTATCAACCGCTGGGCGTGGTGCTGGCCGTAATGCCGTGGAACTTCCCGCTGTGGCAGGCCGTGCGGTTCGCCGCGCCGGCGCTGATGGCCGGCAACGTCGGCATCCTCAAGCACGCGTCGAACGTTCCCCAGAGCGCGCTCTACCTCGCCGACGTCATCGCCCGCGGTGGCTTCCCGGAGGGGTGTTTCCAAACCCTGCTCGTCTCGTCCAGCGCGGTCGAGCGCATCCTGCGCGATCCCCGCGTCGCGGCGGCCACCCTGACCGGCAGCGAACCGGCCGGCCAATCGGTGGCGGCCATCGCCGGCGACGAGATCAAGCCGACCGTGCTCGAGCTCGGCGGCAGCGACCCGTTCATCGTGATGCCGTCGGCCGACTTGGACGAGGCCGCCAAGACCGCGGTCACCGCCCGGGTGCAGAACAACGGCCAGTCCTGCATCGCCGCAAAGCGGTTCATCGTCCACACCGACATCTACGACGCGTTCGTCGACAAGTTCACCAAGCAGATGGAGGCGCTGACCGTCGGCGACCCGACCGACCCGGACACCGACGTAGGCCCGTTGGCCACCGAGTCGGGCCGCGACGAGATCGCCAAGCAGGTCGACGACGCCGCCGCGGCGGGAGCCAAGATCCGGCTCGGCGGCAAGCCCATCGACCGGCCGGGGTGGTACTACCCGCCG
This window harbors:
- a CDS encoding TetR/AcrR family transcriptional regulator, whose translation is MAGGTKRLPRAVREQQMLDAAVQMFSVNGYHETSMDAIAAEAQISKPMLYLYYGSKEDLFGACLNREMARFIDEVRADVDFQQSPNDMLRNTIASFMRYIDANRASWIVMYTQATSSQAFAHMVREGREQIIDLVAGLMRAGSRNPRSEREHEMMAVALVGAGEAVANRLSTGDVDVDEAAQLMIDLFWYGLKGSPAEREAAAAHPDAGGSDAAAD
- a CDS encoding glycoside hydrolase family 3 N-terminal domain-containing protein, coding for MAFSRTMAVLAAASMLVAGCGQHAAHPSHTSTKTSSKPVAAPAPPVCADPSAVPATLGIRDKLAQLLMVGVKNADDARAVVNGYHVGGIFIGSWTDLSIFKGPLAEIAAKAGPLPLAVSVDEEGGRVSRLKSLIGTSPSPRELAQTQTVQQVHDLAADRGKKMRDLGITVDFAPVVDVSDEPDDAVIGNRSFSADPAKVTDYAGAYAQGLRDAGLLPVLKHFPGHGHGSGDSHTGGVVTPPLDDLQNNDLVPYRTLVASPPVGVMVGHLQVPGLTGDAPASLSPEAVQLLRNGVGYKGPPFTGPVFSDDLSSMAAISDRYGVSEAVLRSLRAGVDVALWVTTDEVPAVLDRLQQAVASGDLPAKQVDESLVRVATMKGPSPSCGH
- a CDS encoding DUF2613 family protein; its protein translation is MNGFSVAAAVSVAVGLSVGVATTVGITLAVADHRPVQVPSMQPPALPAGPYQVEYGDRCFHGHCLHW
- a CDS encoding DUF2613 domain-containing protein, producing MNRIVAPAAASVVVGLLLGAAAIFGITLMVQQDTKPPLPGGDPQSSVLNRVEYGNRS